One segment of Bradyrhizobium sp. CB2312 DNA contains the following:
- a CDS encoding LysE family translocator: MMSMQAYLAFVAACIALALLPGPIVTLVIANGLRHGTRAALTNVAGAQAGLAIVIGIVAIGLTSLMATMGYWFDWVRFAGAAYLVWLGVRLIWAPVEGVNVDEPPAPPRGGFFLQGFLVLLSNPKVLVFFGAFIPQFMDMNQPHFPQVALLGATFMVTAVMTDALYAIAAGRARKFFSARRTRMMSRVSGGFMIGGGIWLALTRAK; the protein is encoded by the coding sequence ATGATGTCCATGCAAGCCTATCTCGCCTTCGTCGCCGCCTGCATTGCGCTGGCGCTGCTGCCGGGGCCGATCGTCACCCTCGTGATCGCCAATGGCCTGCGCCATGGCACGCGCGCGGCGCTGACCAATGTCGCCGGCGCGCAAGCCGGCCTTGCCATCGTGATCGGCATCGTCGCGATCGGGCTGACCTCGCTGATGGCGACCATGGGCTACTGGTTCGACTGGGTGCGCTTTGCCGGCGCGGCCTATCTGGTCTGGCTCGGCGTCAGGCTGATCTGGGCGCCGGTCGAGGGCGTCAATGTCGACGAGCCGCCGGCGCCGCCGCGCGGCGGCTTCTTCCTGCAAGGCTTTCTGGTGCTGCTGTCGAACCCGAAGGTGCTGGTGTTCTTCGGCGCCTTCATCCCGCAGTTCATGGACATGAACCAGCCGCACTTTCCGCAAGTCGCATTGCTGGGCGCCACCTTCATGGTCACCGCCGTGATGACCGACGCGCTCTACGCCATCGCCGCCGGGCGCGCCCGGAAATTCTTCTCGGCTCGCCGCACCCGGATGATGTCGCGCGTCTCCGGCGGCTTCATGATCGGCGGCGGTATCTGGCTGGCGCTGACCCGGGCCAAATGA
- a CDS encoding DUF3592 domain-containing protein produces the protein MPNLPPLVYAMLLAPLALILIAAVVKTWQAREARSWPQVAGKVVTSVAEVREVKVSDDEREDGFRTESRNFANVTYEYAVGGHKLSCNRISIGEDLGNFQVAEKLAKYPAGSIVTVYYNPKHPDQAVLERDLPKGLWGCLGIGSVIVIAIIFGSTFGLNQSYQYFAHHIGRPDLAGLVVGFGAFGLVIALMAWAVQRQASMATRWPVVPGTIKLSEMEEYHEASEPGEARGVEMFARRVSYTYSYQNVRYTNECARVAAETPAASGKMLEKLMARYQDGATVEVRVNPDNPAEATLDARGDGRFAYVLWGIAAIFAALAVFVATRGG, from the coding sequence GTGCCGAATTTACCGCCGCTCGTTTACGCGATGCTGCTTGCGCCGCTCGCGCTGATCCTGATTGCCGCTGTCGTGAAGACCTGGCAGGCGCGCGAGGCGCGCAGCTGGCCGCAAGTCGCCGGCAAGGTGGTCACATCCGTTGCCGAAGTGCGCGAGGTCAAGGTCTCCGACGACGAGCGCGAGGACGGCTTTCGCACGGAGAGCCGCAATTTTGCGAATGTGACTTATGAATACGCGGTCGGCGGGCATAAGCTGAGCTGCAACCGCATCTCGATCGGCGAGGACCTCGGCAATTTCCAGGTCGCCGAGAAGCTTGCGAAATACCCGGCCGGCAGCATTGTCACCGTCTATTACAATCCGAAGCATCCCGATCAGGCGGTGCTGGAACGCGATCTGCCCAAGGGCCTGTGGGGCTGCCTTGGCATCGGTTCAGTGATCGTGATCGCCATCATCTTCGGCTCGACCTTCGGCCTCAACCAGAGCTACCAATATTTCGCGCACCACATCGGCCGGCCCGATCTTGCGGGTCTCGTCGTCGGCTTCGGCGCTTTCGGCCTGGTCATCGCGCTGATGGCGTGGGCGGTGCAGCGGCAGGCCTCAATGGCGACACGCTGGCCGGTCGTGCCGGGCACCATCAAGCTGTCGGAGATGGAAGAGTATCACGAGGCGAGCGAGCCCGGCGAGGCGCGCGGCGTCGAGATGTTCGCGCGGCGTGTGTCCTACACCTACAGCTATCAGAACGTCCGCTACACCAATGAATGTGCGCGAGTCGCTGCGGAAACGCCGGCGGCCTCCGGCAAGATGCTGGAGAAGCTGATGGCCCGCTACCAGGACGGTGCCACCGTCGAGGTTCGCGTCAATCCCGACAACCCGGCCGAGGCCACGCTGGACGCCCGCGGCGACGGCCGCTTCGCCTACGTGCTATGGGGCATCGCCGCGATCTTTGCCGCACTGGCGGTGTTCGTCGCGACGCGGGGCGGCTAG
- a CDS encoding N-formylglutamate amidohydrolase yields MTLDAVDTADQLLGEGDIPPVHEVNAEGASPFLLTSDHYGRVLPRALGDLGVAESELVRHIAWDIGIAGVAERLAKMLGAHLIAQRYSRLVIDCNRSPGVASSIPVISEATRVPRNEAITESERAARRREIFEPYHHRIDAAINRRLHDKRPTVLVSLHSFTPVYAGVARPWHIGALYNRDTVLPQLLLKHLRSEGDLVVGDNEPYAVSDLSDYTIPVHGEARGLVNTGIEIRQDLIADQAGQQQWAERLGRIFAEIEVELRAELLV; encoded by the coding sequence ATGACGCTGGACGCAGTCGACACGGCCGATCAACTTCTTGGCGAGGGGGACATTCCACCGGTGCATGAAGTGAATGCAGAAGGCGCATCGCCGTTCCTGCTCACCTCGGATCATTACGGACGGGTGCTGCCGCGCGCGCTGGGCGATCTCGGCGTCGCCGAGAGCGAGCTTGTCAGACACATCGCCTGGGACATCGGCATCGCTGGCGTTGCCGAGCGGCTGGCCAAGATGCTGGGCGCGCATCTGATCGCGCAGCGCTATTCGCGGCTGGTGATCGACTGCAACCGCTCGCCCGGCGTCGCAAGCTCGATCCCCGTGATCTCCGAAGCCACCAGAGTTCCGCGCAACGAGGCCATCACCGAGAGCGAGCGCGCGGCGCGGCGGCGCGAGATTTTTGAGCCCTATCATCATCGCATCGATGCCGCGATCAACCGCCGCCTGCATGACAAGCGGCCGACGGTGCTGGTGTCGCTGCACAGCTTCACGCCGGTTTATGCCGGCGTCGCACGCCCCTGGCACATCGGCGCGCTCTACAACCGCGACACCGTGCTGCCGCAGCTCTTGCTGAAACATCTGCGCAGCGAGGGTGATCTCGTCGTCGGCGACAACGAGCCTTATGCGGTCAGCGACCTCAGCGACTACACCATCCCCGTGCATGGCGAAGCCCGCGGCCTCGTCAACACCGGCATCGAGATCCGCCAGGATCTCATCGCCGACCAGGCCGGCCAGCAGCAATGGGCCGAGCGGCTGGGAAGGATCTTTGCCGAGATCGAGGTGGAGTTGCGGGCGGAGCTGTTGGTGTAA